DNA from Variovorax sp. PBL-H6:
GACCTCCCGCCCCACCCGCTCCCAATACGAAGACTTCATGCGCCACGTCGATACCCACGGCGTGCACAAGAGCGACCGCACCGGCACGGGCACCAAGAGCGTGTTCGGCCACCAGATGCGCTTCGACCTGGCCGAAGGCTTTCCGCTCGTCACCACCAAGAAGGTGCACCTCAAGTCCATCATCCAGGAACTGCTGTGGTTCCTGACCGGTTCGAGCAACAACAACTGGCTCAAGGAGCGTGGCGTGACCATCTGGGACGAGTGGGCGCGCGAGGACGGCGACCTCGGCCCGGTCTATGGCGTGCAGTGGCGCAGCTGGCCGACGCCCGACGGCGGCCACATCGACCAGATCCAGCAGGTCATCGACACACTCAAGACCAACCCGGACTCGCGCCGCATCATCGTCAGTGCCTGGAACGTGGCAGAGCTGTCGAAGATGGCACTCATGCCCTGCCACGCCTTCTTCCAGTTCTACGTGGCGCCCGCGCAGGCCGAAGGAGAGCGCGGCAAGCTGAGCTGCCAGCTCTACCAGCGCAGCGCCGACATCTTTCTGGGCGTGCCCTTCAACATCGCCAGCTACGCGCTGCTCACCCACATGGTTGCGCAGCAATGCGAGCTGGATGTGGGGGACTTCATCTGGACCGGCGGCGACTGCCACATCTACAGCAACCACGCCGAGCAGGTGGCGCTGCAGCTCAGCCGCACGCCCTACCCCTATCCGACGCTCGTCATCAAACGCAGGCCCGCTTCGATCTTCGACTACGCGTACGAGGACTTCGAGGTGGTGGACTACCGTCATCACGAGGCCATCAAGGCGCCCGTAGCCGTCTGAGGTCTGAACCATGGCCATTCGCATCAACCT
Protein-coding regions in this window:
- a CDS encoding thymidylate synthase is translated as MTSRPTRSQYEDFMRHVDTHGVHKSDRTGTGTKSVFGHQMRFDLAEGFPLVTTKKVHLKSIIQELLWFLTGSSNNNWLKERGVTIWDEWAREDGDLGPVYGVQWRSWPTPDGGHIDQIQQVIDTLKTNPDSRRIIVSAWNVAELSKMALMPCHAFFQFYVAPAQAEGERGKLSCQLYQRSADIFLGVPFNIASYALLTHMVAQQCELDVGDFIWTGGDCHIYSNHAEQVALQLSRTPYPYPTLVIKRRPASIFDYAYEDFEVVDYRHHEAIKAPVAV